Genomic segment of Serinicoccus hydrothermalis:
GGCGATGAGCCGCTGCCGTGCCTCACCGATGGTCTCCAGCGCACCGAGCAGCTGCTCCGGGCTGAAAGAACGTGCGAGCCCCTCGATCTGCTCCGGCTCGCTGGCGTTGACCAGGTCCACCCCCGAGCCGGTGGCCACGAGCAGGGCGTCCCGGTAGACCGAGGCGAGGTCGGTGAGCGCGGCGTCGATGCTGTCGTGCTGCTGCCGCTTGGCCTCGGCCTTGAGCCGGTCCTCGAGCCGGCGCAGGTGGGCCCGGACCGAGGGCGGCTGGGTGCGGGCCGAGGCATCGGCGCCGAGCTGCTCCAGCAGCTCGCGCTTCTGCTCCTCGGCGTGGTCGGCCGAGGTGGCCTTGGCGCCCTCACCGGCCTCGTCGACGAGGTCCTGGGCCGCCCGCAGCGCGTCGCCGAGCGAGGTGAGGCCCGTGGGGATGGAGGTGATCTCGCGCCGTCGCGCGCGGGCGTGCTCGTCGACGGCGAGGCGCCGCGCGATGCCAATGTGGCTCTGCCCGGCGCGTGCGGCGTAGTGCGCCATCGCTGGGTCGATGCCGTCGCGCTCGATGAGCAGGTCGGCCACGGCGCGGGTCGGGGGCGTGCCCAGCCGCACGTGGCGGCAGCGCGAGCGGATCGTGATGAGGACGTCCTCGATCGAGGGGGCGCACAGCATCCACACCGTCCGCGCGGTGGGCTCCTCCAGCGACTTCAGCAGCGTGTTGGCGGAGAAGTCGTTGAGCCGGTCGGCGTCCTCGACGATCACCACGCGCCACCGGCCCAGGCTCGGCCGGGCCTGCGCCTCGAGCACCAGCGCGCGCGCCTCGTCGACCTTGATGAAGGTCTGGTCGGTGTCGACGGTCCGCACGTCGGGATGGCTGCCGCCCATGACGAGCCGGCACGGCTGGCACTCCCCGCAGCCGACGGCCCGGGGATCTC
This window contains:
- a CDS encoding DNA polymerase III subunit delta', with the protein product MSVFAQLVGQQRVVDTLRRAASDPAAMTHAWLFTGPPGSGRSVAARTFAAALQCERAPGDPRAVGCGECQPCRLVMGGSHPDVRTVDTDQTFIKVDEARALVLEAQARPSLGRWRVVIVEDADRLNDFSANTLLKSLEEPTARTVWMLCAPSIEDVLITIRSRCRHVRLGTPPTRAVADLLIERDGIDPAMAHYAARAGQSHIGIARRLAVDEHARARRREITSIPTGLTSLGDALRAAQDLVDEAGEGAKATSADHAEEQKRELLEQLGADASARTQPPSVRAHLRRLEDRLKAEAKRQQHDSIDAALTDLASVYRDALLVATGSGVDLVNASEPEQIEGLARSFSPEQLLGALETIGEARQRLIANGAPLLVLEAMMIGLLPPRG